From Firmicutes bacterium HGW-Firmicutes-1, the proteins below share one genomic window:
- a CDS encoding DUF368 domain-containing protein has translation MIKNIIGGMAVGIANIIPGVSGGTIMVILGLFDKIIESLSRIFKLNNPQRKNDIFFIFQVLIGVAIGLVAFAKVIDWLFANYPIHTLYWFIGLIVLSIPSVVKTELKGYRVSWIQILLGILIVFAMTYFNPGDQALQVEVFPQISLLLLMKLVFIGIIAGGTMLLPGVSGSMLLLIIGEYYLFKSYIANVLTFDWIIITPLFFIGIGIILGILISAKLTSYFLANHRRGTVSFILGLIIASAIVLIPYNIPYDGMLIITSLLAFLFGAAVILSIEKFA, from the coding sequence ATGATTAAAAATATAATTGGTGGAATGGCAGTAGGCATTGCAAATATTATTCCCGGTGTCAGTGGTGGAACAATAATGGTTATTTTAGGCCTGTTTGATAAAATTATTGAAAGTTTATCTAGGATTTTTAAACTAAATAATCCACAACGAAAAAATGATATTTTTTTTATTTTTCAGGTTTTAATTGGTGTAGCTATTGGTTTAGTTGCTTTTGCTAAAGTGATAGATTGGTTATTTGCAAATTACCCCATACATACCTTGTATTGGTTTATTGGTCTTATTGTGTTGAGCATACCTTCTGTGGTCAAGACTGAGTTAAAGGGATACCGAGTATCCTGGATTCAAATTCTATTGGGAATTTTAATTGTATTTGCAATGACATACTTTAATCCAGGAGATCAAGCTCTACAAGTAGAAGTTTTTCCGCAAATTTCACTTTTACTTTTAATGAAATTAGTATTCATCGGAATCATTGCTGGAGGTACTATGCTTTTACCAGGTGTCAGTGGTTCGATGCTTTTGCTTATTATTGGTGAGTACTATCTGTTCAAATCTTATATAGCTAATGTTTTGACCTTTGATTGGATTATTATTACACCACTTTTTTTTATAGGAATAGGTATTATTCTAGGCATACTTATAAGCGCCAAATTAACTAGTTATTTTTTAGCTAACCATCGTAGAGGTACTGTTAGTTTTATATTGGGTCTTATTATAGCATCTGCCATTGTACTGATACCTTACAACATCCCATATGATGGAATGTTAATCATAACATCTTTGTTGGCGTTCCTATTTGGAGCTGCTGTTATATTGAGCATTGAAAAATTCGCTTAA
- a CDS encoding mechanosensitive ion channel protein MscS, with protein MIQEITKWIIAYGVDAAVSGYLAIAVTILCIILSCIIASLITNKIVLKFLSRVMMHNMFKWDDAIIRSGVFKKLSRIVPALVVYSYAHVFSTQIAITIQNLATIYIIITGALSVDALLNSIDDIYRTYETSKHKPIKGYLQVVKIFVYIIAGIVIIAMITGRNPVLILSGIGALSAVLILIFKDSLLGLVAGIQLSSNDMIRIGDWIEMPKYGADGDVIDISLNTVKVENFDKTITTIPTYVLVSDSFKNWRGMTQSGGRRIKRSIFIDITSITFCTEELLKEFKKIHYLTEYIQKQEIEVEIYNLEHDIDTSTIINGRHLTNIGVFRIYLQNYLYNHAKLHSNMVQMVRLLPPVEHGIPLEVYAFTNEIEWEAYERIQSDIFDHILAIIPHFGLRVFQKPTGHDLRASLGERK; from the coding sequence ATGATTCAAGAAATTACTAAATGGATTATCGCATACGGTGTAGACGCGGCTGTATCTGGCTATCTTGCTATAGCAGTAACAATTTTATGCATTATTCTCTCTTGTATTATAGCGAGTCTTATTACAAATAAAATCGTTTTAAAATTTCTTTCACGCGTAATGATGCATAATATGTTCAAGTGGGATGATGCGATTATTAGAAGTGGAGTCTTTAAAAAGCTCTCTCGTATTGTACCAGCTCTTGTCGTTTATTCTTATGCACACGTATTCTCAACTCAAATAGCAATTACAATACAGAATTTAGCAACGATTTATATCATAATAACGGGGGCTTTGTCTGTTGATGCGTTATTAAATTCGATAGATGATATCTATCGAACCTATGAAACTTCAAAACATAAGCCAATTAAGGGGTACTTACAGGTTGTTAAGATCTTTGTTTACATTATTGCGGGTATCGTTATCATTGCTATGATCACGGGAAGAAATCCAGTACTAATACTCAGCGGTATTGGTGCCTTATCAGCAGTTTTGATCCTCATATTTAAAGATTCTTTGCTTGGACTTGTTGCAGGAATTCAACTATCATCTAACGATATGATTCGGATAGGTGACTGGATAGAAATGCCTAAATATGGTGCTGATGGAGATGTTATTGATATATCCCTTAATACCGTTAAGGTTGAGAATTTTGATAAAACCATTACAACAATTCCAACCTATGTACTTGTTTCCGATTCCTTTAAAAATTGGCGTGGTATGACTCAATCAGGGGGTAGAAGAATCAAACGCTCTATCTTTATTGATATTACCAGTATAACGTTTTGTACCGAGGAGTTATTGAAAGAATTTAAGAAAATCCATTATTTAACTGAATATATTCAAAAACAAGAAATCGAGGTTGAAATTTATAATTTAGAACATGACATTGATACATCTACGATCATAAATGGTAGACATCTTACAAATATAGGTGTATTTAGAATCTATCTACAAAATTATCTCTATAACCATGCTAAGCTACATAGCAACATGGTTCAAATGGTAAGGCTGTTACCACCGGTAGAACATGGTATACCTTTAGAAGTATATGCATTCACGAATGAAATTGAATGGGAAGCATATGAAAGAATCCAATCAGATATTTTTGATCATATATTAGCTATCATACCTCATTTTGGCCTTCGCGTTTTTCAAAAGCCAACAGGACATGATTTGCGTGCTTCTTTGGGTGAAAGGAAGTAA
- the rsfS gene encoding ribosome silencing factor, which translates to MVEIIYKALDDKQAVDIKVLDIRDVTVMADYFIIAHGNNPNHVKALIDNTEEQLDKEGFVPKHVEGYNSASWILLDYNDVIIHIFSKDDRMFYDLERIWSDGKQISFAPSKDGSQ; encoded by the coding sequence ATGGTTGAAATTATTTATAAAGCACTAGATGATAAACAAGCGGTTGATATTAAGGTATTGGATATAAGAGATGTAACTGTTATGGCAGATTATTTCATCATAGCACACGGTAACAACCCTAACCACGTAAAAGCTTTAATCGATAATACAGAAGAACAGTTAGACAAAGAAGGTTTTGTGCCTAAACATGTTGAAGGGTATAATTCTGCAAGTTGGATATTACTAGATTACAATGATGTTATTATTCATATTTTTAGTAAGGATGATAGAATGTTTTATGATTTAGAACGTATTTGGTCTGATGGAAAACAAATAAGTTTTGCTCCAAGCAAAGATGGTAGTCAATAA
- a CDS encoding 50S ribosomal protein L27: MLRMNLQLFAHKKGVGSTRNGRDSESKRLGAKRADGQFVLAGNILYRQRGTKIHPGTNVGRGGDDTLFALVDGVVKFERKGRDKKQVSVHPKAE, translated from the coding sequence ATGTTAAGAATGAACCTTCAATTGTTTGCTCATAAAAAAGGAGTAGGTTCTACTAGAAACGGTAGAGACTCAGAATCTAAGAGATTAGGTGCCAAAAGAGCAGACGGACAATTTGTTTTAGCTGGAAATATTTTATATAGACAACGTGGAACTAAAATTCATCCAGGAACGAATGTAGGTAGAGGTGGAGACGATACTCTTTTTGCATTAGTTGATGGAGTTGTTAAGTTTGAAAGAAAAGGCAGAGATAAAAAGCAAGTTTCTGTTCATCCTAAGGCTGAGTAA
- a CDS encoding LysM domain protein yields MKQKKSKGGIFFISIILVSILLLNFINNTVIGASNIPTKSYITVTININDTLWDIANQYMNDNYYNLDEYIDEVIMINSIQETTIYAGEKLTLPIVE; encoded by the coding sequence ATGAAACAAAAGAAGTCAAAGGGTGGAATATTTTTTATTAGTATCATTTTAGTATCAATATTATTATTAAACTTTATAAATAATACAGTTATTGGCGCTAGTAATATACCAACTAAAAGTTATATTACAGTTACAATTAACATCAATGATACATTATGGGACATTGCTAATCAATATATGAATGATAATTATTATAATTTAGACGAATACATTGATGAGGTAATTATGATTAATTCAATTCAAGAAACTACTATTTATGCTGGAGAGAAATTAACACTACCAATTGTTGAATGA
- a CDS encoding ribonuclease E/G has product MGNRFITTLENNIVYCALLDQKDQMIELHPEQINDHSIIGNIYIGKVSNVVKGINATFVNIGLEKDVFLQIEEGQHFIYTNNKPTLDSPKVGDELLIQITKDYYMSKAATATSMINLTGRYSVLTYKKNFVGISSKVKKVQERYRLKEIYSNAINDDYGFIIRTNAVDVAEEDLIKERDMLIAIFNRLLEVGKFRKSYQCVYKEPENYIRLIRDLYKNNVDVYLFDDEAIYNSAKDYFNDDYYNNISERFELRTDASCNLYQLLGFHSKIEKALQEKVWLNSGANLFIQPTEALIVIDVNTSKSVGKKNFEETVFAINLESAKEISRQIRLRNLSGIIIIDFIDMQDEEHKTQLLTLLESLFLEDRIKTTLVDMTPLGLVEVTRKKVDKNIYDKFKNLKFPSL; this is encoded by the coding sequence ATGGGCAATCGATTTATTACCACGTTAGAAAATAACATTGTATATTGTGCTTTATTAGATCAAAAAGATCAAATGATTGAACTTCATCCTGAACAAATCAATGATCACTCAATCATAGGGAATATATACATAGGTAAGGTCTCTAATGTAGTGAAAGGAATAAATGCTACCTTTGTTAATATTGGATTAGAAAAGGATGTTTTTCTTCAAATAGAGGAAGGACAACACTTTATTTATACAAACAATAAACCAACCTTAGATTCTCCTAAAGTTGGAGATGAATTGTTAATACAAATAACCAAAGATTATTATATGTCAAAGGCTGCAACTGCCACTAGTATGATAAATCTAACAGGAAGATATTCAGTATTAACTTACAAGAAAAATTTTGTTGGAATTTCCTCTAAAGTTAAAAAAGTTCAAGAACGCTACCGACTAAAAGAAATTTATAGCAATGCGATCAATGATGACTATGGGTTTATTATTCGTACGAATGCTGTTGATGTTGCTGAAGAGGACCTTATTAAAGAACGTGATATGCTTATTGCTATCTTCAATAGACTTCTTGAGGTTGGAAAATTCAGAAAAAGCTATCAATGTGTTTATAAGGAACCTGAAAATTACATTAGACTAATAAGAGATCTATATAAGAACAATGTAGATGTATATTTATTTGATGATGAAGCTATATATAATAGTGCCAAAGACTATTTTAATGATGACTATTACAACAATATTTCTGAACGTTTTGAGCTTCGTACCGACGCTAGTTGTAATCTATATCAGCTTTTGGGCTTTCATTCGAAAATTGAGAAAGCCCTTCAAGAAAAGGTTTGGCTTAATTCTGGAGCCAACTTATTTATTCAGCCTACGGAGGCTTTGATTGTTATAGATGTAAACACCTCGAAATCCGTTGGCAAAAAGAATTTTGAAGAGACAGTATTTGCAATTAACTTAGAATCAGCTAAGGAAATTTCTAGACAAATCAGACTTCGAAACCTCTCTGGAATTATTATTATTGACTTTATTGATATGCAGGATGAAGAGCATAAAACCCAGCTACTTACTTTGCTGGAATCATTATTTTTAGAGGATCGTATAAAAACTACCTTAGTTGATATGACTCCGCTAGGTTTAGTTGAAGTCACTAGAAAAAAGGTAGATAAAAATATATATGATAAATTTAAAAATCTTAAATTTCCATCATTATAG
- a CDS encoding bleomycin resistance protein, which produces MDILKQPLFKYIDCIEFYVPNIQQGIEYYCNSLGLRVIWKSDTAAGLGMSEGITEILIQNERNFQSVDIKVDLVTDAVKAIEKAGGQIVYGPFDIKIGKCAVVKDPWNNQYVILDTTKGTYITDNEGNIIGQNEPSNE; this is translated from the coding sequence ATGGATATATTGAAACAACCGTTATTTAAATACATAGACTGTATAGAATTTTATGTTCCAAATATACAACAGGGAATTGAATATTATTGTAATAGTCTTGGATTGAGAGTTATATGGAAATCTGATACAGCTGCTGGTCTTGGGATGAGCGAAGGAATAACAGAAATTCTCATCCAAAATGAACGTAATTTTCAATCAGTTGATATTAAAGTAGATTTGGTAACGGATGCAGTAAAAGCGATAGAAAAGGCGGGAGGTCAGATTGTATATGGGCCTTTTGATATAAAAATTGGAAAATGTGCAGTTGTAAAAGACCCTTGGAACAATCAGTATGTGATTTTAGATACTACAAAAGGCACGTATATTACTGACAATGAGGGAAATATTATTGGACAAAATGAACCTTCTAATGAATAA
- a CDS encoding transcriptional repressor LexA produces MASDLSNKQLIILNFLKQETMSKGYPPSVREICEAVGLKSTSTVHGHLERLEKKGLIRRDPTKPRAIEIVDDDFQLARREMVNVPILGKVAAGSPILAQENIEDYFPIPVNYAPNTNAFMLRVKGDSMINVGIYENDLILIQQQQTARNGDIVVALIEDSATVKTFFKESNHIRLQPENDNMEPIIVNEVSILGKVVGLYRTLS; encoded by the coding sequence TTGGCTAGTGATTTGAGCAATAAGCAGCTCATAATTCTGAATTTTCTAAAACAAGAAACAATGAGTAAAGGCTATCCACCATCAGTTAGAGAAATTTGTGAAGCCGTTGGTTTGAAGTCTACTTCTACGGTACATGGTCATCTTGAACGTCTTGAGAAAAAAGGATTAATTCGTAGAGACCCTACTAAACCAAGAGCAATTGAAATTGTAGACGATGATTTTCAATTAGCACGTAGAGAAATGGTTAACGTGCCTATTCTAGGTAAGGTTGCTGCTGGTTCACCAATCTTAGCTCAAGAGAATATTGAAGATTACTTCCCTATTCCAGTAAATTATGCGCCAAATACAAATGCATTTATGTTAAGAGTTAAGGGTGATAGTATGATTAATGTTGGAATATATGAAAATGATTTGATCCTTATTCAACAACAACAAACAGCTAGAAATGGAGATATTGTTGTAGCATTGATTGAAGATTCTGCTACAGTTAAGACTTTTTTTAAAGAGTCTAATCATATTAGACTTCAACCAGAAAACGACAATATGGAACCAATTATTGTGAATGAGGTTTCTATATTAGGTAAGGTTGTTGGGTTATATCGAACTTTATCTTAG
- the rplU gene encoding 50S ribosomal protein L21 → MYAIIITGGKQYKVSEGDVVRVEKLGLEDGEAVTFDQVLMISNENGLKVGSPLLANATVTGKVARVGKGRKIVIYKYKPKTTYHKKQGHRQPFTEVTIEKINA, encoded by the coding sequence ATGTACGCAATTATTATAACAGGTGGAAAACAATACAAAGTTTCTGAAGGAGATGTTGTTAGAGTTGAGAAGTTAGGCCTAGAAGATGGCGAAGCAGTAACTTTTGATCAAGTCTTAATGATATCTAATGAAAATGGTTTGAAAGTAGGAAGCCCATTACTTGCTAATGCTACAGTTACTGGTAAAGTAGCTAGAGTTGGTAAAGGTAGAAAGATTGTTATTTACAAATACAAACCAAAAACTACTTACCACAAGAAACAAGGTCATAGACAACCATTTACAGAAGTTACAATCGAAAAGATTAATGCATAA
- a CDS encoding ribosome assembly RNA-binding protein YhbY produces MTSKQRAYLRGLANLIEPIYQIGKAGLSPEVTEGISDALEARELIKINVLKNCIEDPKEISYILAERTRSDVVQQIGRKIVLYRPSKDNKTIELPLEKKRLK; encoded by the coding sequence ATAACAAGTAAACAAAGGGCTTATTTACGTGGCTTAGCTAATTTAATAGAACCAATTTATCAAATTGGAAAAGCAGGACTTAGCCCTGAAGTAACAGAAGGTATTTCTGATGCTCTTGAGGCAAGAGAATTAATCAAGATCAATGTTCTAAAAAACTGCATAGAAGATCCGAAAGAAATCTCATATATTCTTGCAGAAAGAACCCGTTCAGATGTTGTACAGCAAATAGGGCGAAAAATTGTTTTATACAGACCATCAAAAGACAATAAAACGATTGAATTACCTCTAGAAAAAAAACGATTGAAATAA
- a CDS encoding GTPase CgtA, which translates to MFVDQVKIFIKSGSGGNGCVSFRREKYIPNGGPDGGDGGKGGSIIFVVDDSTNTLYDFRHQKHYKAGNGEGGMGNHCHGKDASDLIIKVPRGTIIKEAESGKIIVDMAYPDSKEVILRGGRGGKGNQHYATPTMQIPKYAQPGQSGRELHVILELKSIADVGLVGFPNVGKSTLLSRVSNAKPKIANYHFTTLNPNLGVVDMGHGEGFVMADIPGLIEGAAEGIGLGHEFLRHIERTKVLVHIVDVAGIEGRDPIDDINKINLELKNFNEDLLLKPQVIVANKIDAMYGEENLKRIIDNFETEDVKVFPISAVTGQGIKELLFHIKKLLDTIDVDIIVYEPEYFANAQRVADDPITVEKLEDGVFNIIGKSVEKMLGYTNLDSEKGLSFFQNYLKTNGIIDELEALGIEEGDTVKMYYLEFEYYR; encoded by the coding sequence ATTTTTGTTGATCAAGTTAAAATATTTATTAAATCAGGTAGTGGTGGAAATGGTTGTGTAAGCTTTAGGCGTGAAAAATACATTCCAAATGGTGGACCTGATGGTGGTGATGGTGGAAAGGGTGGAAGTATCATTTTCGTTGTAGACGATTCCACTAATACATTGTATGATTTTAGACATCAGAAGCATTATAAAGCCGGTAACGGTGAAGGTGGTATGGGAAACCATTGCCATGGAAAAGATGCTTCAGATTTGATAATTAAGGTTCCAAGAGGGACAATAATTAAAGAAGCTGAAAGCGGTAAGATAATTGTGGACATGGCATATCCTGACTCCAAAGAAGTAATCCTTCGAGGTGGTCGTGGAGGGAAAGGCAATCAGCACTATGCTACTCCAACAATGCAAATACCAAAATACGCTCAACCGGGCCAATCAGGTCGGGAATTACATGTTATTTTAGAACTTAAATCTATTGCAGATGTTGGACTAGTTGGCTTTCCTAATGTTGGAAAATCAACATTATTATCTAGAGTATCAAATGCTAAACCTAAAATAGCAAACTATCATTTTACAACTCTAAATCCAAACCTTGGTGTAGTTGATATGGGTCATGGAGAAGGCTTTGTAATGGCTGATATTCCTGGTTTAATTGAAGGTGCTGCAGAAGGTATTGGCTTAGGGCATGAATTTTTAAGACATATAGAAAGAACAAAAGTTTTAGTGCATATTGTAGATGTTGCTGGTATTGAAGGTCGAGACCCAATTGATGACATTAACAAAATTAATTTAGAGTTGAAAAATTTTAATGAAGATTTGTTACTGAAGCCACAGGTAATTGTAGCAAATAAAATTGATGCCATGTATGGTGAGGAAAATCTCAAACGTATCATTGATAATTTTGAAACTGAAGATGTAAAAGTATTCCCAATCTCAGCAGTAACTGGACAAGGCATCAAAGAGTTGTTGTTTCACATAAAAAAATTATTAGATACTATTGATGTTGATATAATCGTATATGAACCTGAGTATTTTGCAAATGCTCAAAGAGTTGCGGATGATCCTATTACTGTTGAAAAACTAGAAGATGGGGTATTTAACATTATAGGTAAAAGCGTAGAAAAAATGTTAGGATATACAAACTTAGACAGTGAGAAAGGCTTAAGCTTCTTCCAAAATTACTTGAAAACGAATGGAATTATTGATGAATTAGAAGCACTTGGCATTGAAGAAGGCGATACAGTTAAAATGTATTATCTTGAGTTTGAATATTATAGATAA
- a CDS encoding GNAT family N-acetyltransferase, with amino-acid sequence MIHDIDNRKRERCIYLKLRSALIDDLKNIYTLICKLEESNIDIQEFSQIYLDNLADQNVHYIVAEDKGKLIGFISLHIQKLLHHVGKISEIQELFVVESYRRLGIGNKLLNEAKQVSLKNGCIQIEVCCDRKRAISHLFYLSQSMKKTHYKFTCDLKLNQLIK; translated from the coding sequence ATTATTCATGATATTGATAATAGAAAAAGAGAGAGGTGTATCTATTTGAAGTTAAGAAGTGCATTGATAGATGACTTGAAAAATATATATACTTTGATTTGTAAGCTTGAAGAATCAAATATTGATATCCAAGAATTTAGCCAAATCTACTTAGATAACTTAGCTGATCAAAATGTACATTACATTGTTGCAGAAGATAAGGGTAAATTAATTGGATTTATAAGTCTACATATTCAAAAATTATTGCATCATGTAGGTAAAATATCTGAGATACAAGAATTATTTGTTGTTGAGAGCTATCGCAGGCTTGGAATCGGGAATAAGCTATTAAATGAAGCAAAGCAAGTTTCATTGAAGAATGGATGTATTCAAATTGAAGTATGCTGTGATAGAAAACGGGCAATTAGCCATTTATTTTATTTGAGTCAAAGTATGAAGAAAACTCACTATAAATTTACATGTGACTTGAAACTAAATCAATTAATTAAGTGA
- a CDS encoding SAM-dependent methyltransferase, translating into MNEKQLREQWLQDEKISFQGWDFSYLNKRWKHEKIPWDYGKIVHRYLKNDMQLLDMGTGGGEFLLSLHHPYDKTSVTEAWQPNVDLCVKKLKPLGISVRQIFNDFCIPYDDNNFDFVINRHEAYDLDEVKRILKTNGLFISQQVGGYNNRPLSERLIPNFTPLYPDFDLKNEAIKWEKAGFEVIYKDECFSKLFFYDVGAIVYFAKVIEWEFPNFSVETNFQQLIELQKLLEVNGYIESIEHRFIIVLRNIQ; encoded by the coding sequence ATGAACGAAAAACAGTTAAGAGAACAATGGCTACAAGATGAAAAGATAAGTTTTCAAGGATGGGATTTTTCATATCTGAATAAAAGATGGAAGCACGAAAAAATACCATGGGATTACGGAAAAATTGTGCATCGATATTTGAAAAACGATATGCAATTATTGGATATGGGAACTGGTGGTGGTGAATTTTTGCTATCTTTACATCATCCATATGATAAAACTTCAGTTACTGAAGCATGGCAACCTAATGTAGATTTATGTGTAAAGAAATTGAAACCACTTGGGATATCTGTCAGACAGATATTTAATGATTTCTGTATTCCATATGATGATAATAATTTTGACTTTGTAATTAATCGGCATGAAGCTTACGATTTGGATGAGGTAAAGAGAATACTAAAGACTAATGGATTATTTATTTCTCAACAAGTGGGTGGATATAATAATAGACCTCTATCTGAAAGATTAATACCTAATTTTACGCCGTTGTATCCTGATTTTGATTTGAAAAATGAAGCTATTAAGTGGGAAAAAGCAGGATTCGAAGTTATTTACAAGGATGAATGCTTTTCAAAACTATTCTTTTATGATGTTGGAGCAATTGTATATTTTGCGAAGGTAATAGAATGGGAATTCCCTAACTTTTCAGTAGAGACCAATTTTCAGCAATTGATAGAATTACAAAAGCTATTGGAAGTGAATGGCTACATAGAAAGTATTGAACATCGTTTTATCATTGTTTTGAGAAATATTCAATAA
- a CDS encoding integrase: protein MNNKSYHEQEKIKNSIHLRELMYSLPSFTLEFFRGIEQTTSSKTRIAYAYDLRVFFEFLGQYHKEIKKVAISDLKVDCLDQILPDDIEMYLEYLNYYIKENDKHTQIEHINTERGKARKLASLRTFYNYFFKKQKIKTNPALLVELPKIHDKHIVRLEIDEIAKLLDEVESGEKLTVSQKRFHAYTKDRDLALLTLLLGTGIRVSECVGLNIPDIDFDVNGIKIVRKGGNEVIVYFGQEVKDALLGYLEYRKKMVTPPMHEDALFLSIQNKRLAVRSVQNLVKKYALLITKLKNISPHKLRSTYGTNLYRETGDIYLVADVLGHKDVNTTKKHYAQIEDERRRMAAKAVKLRQD, encoded by the coding sequence ATTAATAATAAAAGCTATCATGAGCAAGAAAAAATAAAAAACTCAATTCATTTACGTGAATTAATGTATTCTTTACCTTCCTTTACACTCGAATTCTTCCGAGGTATTGAACAAACCACTTCGTCTAAAACTCGTATTGCATATGCTTACGATTTAAGGGTCTTTTTCGAGTTCTTGGGACAATATCATAAGGAAATTAAAAAAGTGGCTATTTCTGACCTTAAAGTTGACTGTTTGGATCAAATACTACCAGATGATATTGAAATGTATCTTGAATATCTAAATTACTACATTAAAGAAAATGATAAACATACTCAAATTGAACATATTAATACTGAACGTGGAAAAGCTAGAAAATTAGCTTCTTTAAGAACTTTTTATAACTATTTCTTCAAAAAACAAAAAATTAAAACGAATCCAGCGTTATTAGTTGAGCTACCTAAAATACATGATAAACATATTGTGAGATTAGAAATTGATGAAATTGCTAAGTTATTAGATGAAGTTGAATCAGGTGAAAAACTAACTGTTTCTCAAAAAAGATTTCATGCATATACAAAGGATAGAGATTTAGCACTCCTAACGCTTCTATTAGGTACAGGAATTCGTGTAAGTGAATGTGTGGGTTTAAATATTCCAGATATTGATTTTGACGTTAATGGTATTAAAATTGTAAGAAAAGGTGGCAACGAGGTAATTGTGTATTTTGGGCAAGAGGTTAAAGATGCTCTTCTTGGTTACCTGGAATATAGGAAAAAGATGGTTACACCACCAATGCATGAGGATGCTTTATTTCTATCAATTCAAAATAAAAGATTAGCAGTTAGATCAGTTCAAAATTTAGTTAAGAAATATGCTCTACTAATCACTAAACTTAAGAATATTTCACCACATAAATTAAGGAGTACATATGGAACGAATTTATATCGTGAAACCGGTGATATTTACTTAGTTGCTGATGTTCTAGGTCATAAAGATGTAAATACGACTAAAAAGCATTATGCACAAATTGAAGATGAACGTCGACGTATGGCTGCAAAGGCAGTTAAATTAAGACAAGATTAG
- a CDS encoding ribosomal-processing cysteine protease Prp, with the protein MIKVTLLLKKDQLIGFEMSGHANYGDYGKDIVCASVSVLAINTVNSIEAFTKDVFDCTVREDDGFLHFQLISNISDESKLLLNAFNLGIQEIKLQYCNNIDITNEEV; encoded by the coding sequence ATGATAAAGGTGACTTTATTATTAAAAAAAGATCAATTAATAGGATTTGAAATGTCAGGTCATGCTAACTATGGCGATTATGGAAAGGACATTGTTTGTGCTTCTGTATCTGTGTTAGCTATCAATACCGTCAATTCAATAGAAGCTTTTACCAAGGATGTATTTGATTGTACCGTGAGAGAAGATGATGGTTTTTTACATTTTCAACTCATTTCAAATATTAGTGATGAAAGTAAGCTCTTATTAAATGCTTTTAATTTAGGTATACAAGAAATAAAACTACAGTACTGCAATAATATAGATATAACGAACGAGGAGGTGTAA